One stretch of Halalkalicoccus tibetensis DNA includes these proteins:
- a CDS encoding cation:proton antiporter regulatory subunit: MPFEIEETTLPGVGKRYEMYLNEDRSIAVVIQSNGSRQVFCRDDPSEDYEEVMELTDPQARTLGLFLVGAYYQPVAARLSEETARGEHIEWYAITENSPIQHMNKSDMERKTGVKILGVDRDGEIDSVPGDDFDFKAGDRLMVIGTDETHDKLNAVLRKI; encoded by the coding sequence ATGCCGTTTGAAATCGAGGAAACGACGCTTCCCGGTGTCGGGAAAAGATACGAGATGTATCTCAACGAAGATCGCAGTATCGCGGTGGTCATCCAATCAAATGGTAGTCGTCAAGTGTTTTGCCGGGACGATCCCAGCGAGGACTACGAGGAAGTGATGGAGTTGACCGATCCACAGGCACGAACACTGGGCCTCTTTCTGGTGGGCGCCTACTACCAACCCGTCGCGGCGAGGCTTTCCGAAGAAACTGCACGCGGAGAACACATCGAGTGGTACGCCATCACTGAAAATTCACCAATCCAACATATGAATAAGAGCGATATGGAGCGAAAAACGGGGGTCAAGATACTAGGGGTCGATCGTGATGGGGAAATCGATTCCGTTCCCGGTGATGATTTCGACTTCAAAGCTGGCGATCGACTCATGGTTATTGGCACGGATGAGACACACGATAAGCTGAACGCAGTTCTCCGGAAGATCTGA
- a CDS encoding amino acid permease gives MSGEEGELARNLGFLEAMTMGGGTMIGAGIFILPGIAAEGAGPASSISFAIAGLVALFAAVSLAELATGMPIAGGSYHYVNRALGSFFGSIVGWGMWTGLMFASAFYMIGFGQYLVDPVPFLDGRVLIILFGLLGLSFLVGVNYYGTEESSTFQNVMIGSETVIILIYLTVGVFFVKPANLDPFAPTGPSGIIATTGLVFVTFLGFEIIATVAEEVKNPGRNIPLTMILSVVSVSILYVVVMVISTGVVPYDQLGESLVPVSDVAEISMGFAGVVAIVASAVIAAISSSNSSILAAARVVIRRADPDGYEPDFEVPGALYPAVPVLGVILSVVIITQMEPVVIAIGLGIVALGALWYVLYVRNRDIDESLMGEAIVPAERGRPSGAGGPNGATDAYRVVVPIANPGTQKGLLRLAAASAHTHSEVETPEIVAVNVLQVPSQTSLEQKLQFEEEHVETQRQLLESARDAATDMDVTLRTRAIVGPDPHRFAQTGEQTPTRLRVEA, from the coding sequence ATGAGTGGAGAGGAGGGGGAACTCGCCCGTAACCTCGGCTTTCTCGAGGCGATGACGATGGGAGGCGGGACGATGATTGGTGCGGGGATCTTTATACTCCCGGGGATCGCTGCGGAGGGTGCCGGACCGGCGAGCTCGATCTCGTTCGCGATTGCCGGACTCGTTGCACTGTTCGCGGCGGTCTCACTGGCAGAACTGGCAACCGGGATGCCGATTGCCGGTGGGAGCTACCACTACGTCAACCGCGCGCTCGGGAGCTTCTTTGGCAGCATCGTCGGCTGGGGGATGTGGACTGGGCTGATGTTCGCGAGTGCCTTCTACATGATCGGATTCGGCCAGTACCTCGTTGATCCGGTCCCCTTTCTCGACGGACGGGTCCTCATCATCCTATTTGGCCTCCTCGGACTCTCCTTTCTCGTCGGCGTCAACTACTACGGCACCGAGGAGTCGAGCACCTTCCAGAACGTGATGATCGGGAGCGAGACGGTCATCATCCTCATCTACCTCACCGTCGGCGTGTTCTTCGTCAAGCCCGCCAACCTCGATCCGTTCGCGCCAACGGGTCCGAGTGGCATCATCGCGACCACGGGGCTGGTGTTCGTCACGTTCCTTGGCTTCGAGATCATCGCCACCGTCGCCGAGGAGGTCAAGAATCCTGGGAGGAACATCCCGCTGACGATGATTCTCTCGGTGGTCTCAGTGTCAATCCTCTACGTAGTCGTCATGGTGATTAGCACCGGGGTCGTCCCGTACGACCAACTCGGCGAGTCGCTGGTCCCGGTCTCCGATGTCGCGGAGATCTCGATGGGGTTCGCGGGCGTGGTCGCGATCGTCGCCTCCGCGGTGATCGCGGCGATTTCGAGCTCGAACTCCTCGATCCTCGCGGCCGCGCGCGTCGTGATCCGACGTGCCGACCCTGACGGCTACGAGCCCGACTTCGAGGTTCCCGGCGCGCTGTATCCGGCAGTGCCGGTGCTGGGTGTGATCCTGTCGGTCGTCATCATCACGCAGATGGAGCCGGTCGTAATCGCCATCGGGCTGGGGATCGTCGCGCTCGGCGCCCTCTGGTACGTCCTCTACGTCAGAAACAGGGACATCGACGAGAGCCTCATGGGCGAGGCGATTGTCCCTGCCGAGAGAGGGAGGCCGAGCGGCGCGGGCGGTCCAAACGGGGCGACGGACGCCTACCGGGTCGTCGTCCCGATCGCGAACCCCGGAACCCAGAAGGGGCTATTGAGGCTCGCCGCCGCCAGCGCCCATACCCACTCCGAGGTCGAAACCCCGGAGATTGTCGCCGTCAACGTCCTCCAGGTCCCCTCACAGACCTCCCTCGAGCAGAAGCTCCAGTTCGAGGAAGAACATGTCGAGACCCAGCGCCAGTTGCTCGAGAGCGCCCGGGACGCAGCCACGGATATGGACGTCACCCTCAGAACCCGTGCGATTGTCGGACCAGATCCTCATCGGTTCGCACAAACCGGCGAACAGACGCCAACACGTCTTCGGGTCGAAGCTTGA
- a CDS encoding diadenylate cyclase, with translation MSVYSVSAIVTTSALRIEYETHRRVQEILDRLFYTLESISVEFNQWDDKYAKGPGLYIAVVTGRSIDEFADPMGSNQWPLEQSNDVLGDLDALYETAKEVALTSDGAVVVSVDGVIHEQMVRFRDVSPEQINPETVTASDYEAWMGARHMSALDTSKRENVISTVTLSEETGRVTQFNRGSFLTFNRTELGGDWNSSE, from the coding sequence ATGTCAGTCTACTCCGTCTCTGCAATTGTGACTACCTCTGCTCTTCGAATCGAATACGAGACTCACCGTCGTGTACAAGAAATCCTTGATCGTCTTTTTTATACACTTGAGAGCATCAGTGTCGAATTCAATCAGTGGGATGATAAATATGCAAAAGGTCCGGGGCTCTATATCGCAGTTGTTACTGGACGATCAATCGATGAGTTCGCGGATCCGATGGGCAGCAATCAATGGCCACTAGAGCAGTCTAACGACGTTCTTGGGGATTTAGATGCGCTGTACGAGACTGCAAAAGAAGTTGCTTTGACCAGTGATGGGGCGGTTGTTGTCAGTGTAGACGGTGTGATTCACGAGCAAATGGTGCGATTCAGAGATGTTTCTCCGGAGCAGATCAACCCAGAAACAGTCACTGCGAGCGACTATGAGGCCTGGATGGGTGCACGCCATATGAGTGCCTTAGACACGTCGAAACGAGAAAATGTTATCTCAACCGTGACGCTGAGTGAGGAAACAGGACGAGTAACACAATTTAACCGCGGATCATTTCTTACTTTTAACCGGACAGAACTGGGTGGGGACTGGAATTCGTCAGAATAA